The sequence TGCCAGACGAACCATGACGATTCTGGCCCAGAAGACATTCCTTCTTGAGCTTCGAGACCGCAGCCGTGTCGCCGAACTGGCCGACGCCAATGCCAGACTTGAGCATCTCGCAAGAACCGATCCTCTAACCGGGATCGCAAACCGGCGCTGGATGATGGAAACGCTCGATCGGCTCTGGGGCGGTGGCACCAAATGCCCTGCAGGCGCAGCCATGCTGATGTGCGATATCGATGAGTTCAAGACCCTAAATGATCGTCTCGGCCATGCTGAAGGCGATCGCTGTCTCGTCGAGGTTGCCGATATTATCCAGGACTGCGTGCGGCGCGATCGGGATCACGTGGCGCGCTACGGCGGCGAAGAATTCCTTGTCCTGCTTCCAGGTGTGGACGCGCGCGGGGCCATCGCTGTGGCTGAACAAATTCGCAAGAGCGTCGAAGCCGGCACGTTTCCCAACCCCGGATCGCACGTCTCCCGTTACGTCACCTTGAGCATTGGAGTGGCGGTACAGGCGCCAGCCGCAGAAGCGGCAACGCCCGAGCAGCTTCAGCATCGAGCCGACGCGGCGCTTTACATTGCCAAACAGGCCGGTCGCAATCGCGTGGTGCTCCACGGAGCGGCTCCATCGAGCATCTAAGCTCGCTTGTCCCGATACGGAGCGGACACTTGGCCAGTATGCCCAGTCGTAGTCTCGCCTTCGCCAGTCACTTTGGGATTTTCGAAGACAGCCACGGCCGCTCACACCGGAAACCGAGCCCCTCCGGGTGTCGGGATTAAGCCGCCGCTGTCGCCGCGTCACGGAATGAAACGAGTTTCTGGCGTCGATCATCCCATAGCACAAGCCCGACGCATTGCAGGCTTTGCCAAAGTGTAATGCGTCCGATTCCGGCAAGTTGCGGATGATCGCGCAGCACTTCGGGCAGCCTGTAATAGGGTATGCGGCTGGAGAGGTGATGGATGTGGTGAATGCCGATGTTGCCAGTCATCCATCGCAGCACCAGCGGCAAGTCGTAATGGGACGCACCGTGAAGGGCAGCTTGCGGAAACTGCCATTCGTTACCCGTCGACCAATGTGTATCCTCGAACTGATGCTGGACATAGAAGAGCCATATGCCCGCCGCACCCGACATAAGCACGATCGGCAGGTGGATCAGCAGGAATGGCCATATCCCGACAATCCACATCATCAAGCCCGCAAGTGTGACGACAGCAAGGTTTGTTCCCATCGTCGATACCCAGGGAAGCGCTCCGGAATTCATCATTCCGATCGGCAGGCGCTGCTTGAAGAGGAAGAGCCAGGCCGGGCCGATGCCGAACATCACGAGTGGGTGCCGGTAAAGGCGGTAGCCGAGCCGCCTCATGGGCGAAAGGGCGCGGTATTCTGCAACCGTCAGGGTCGTGATGTCGCCAACACCTCGCTCGTCCAGATTGCCAGCCGATGCATGATGGGCGGCATGCGCCCGGCGCCAGTAATCGTAAGGGGTCAGCGTAAGCACGCCAATCACACGCCCGGTCCAATCGTCAATGCGGCGACGAGCGAAGAACGAGCCATGGCCGCAATCGTGCTGGATCATAAACAGGCGCAGCAGGAAGGCTGCGGCCGGAAAGACTGCCGCCAGTCCGTACCAGAATCCGTAAGCAAGGGAAAAAGAGGCGACAGCCCAGCATAGTGCAAACGGAATGATAGTGACAATCAGCTCGAAGGCGCTGCGACGAACCCGCGGCTGACGGTATTTCGACAGGGTTTTCAACCAAACTGCGACGTCGTCTTCAGGACGTAAGGCAGGTGTATAGACATTTGCATTCATTAAAAGCGGTTCCTGTTCGCGCATCTTGCACCATCTGTGCGCGCATGACCTGTTTGCGTCCATAAACGCAATGGTCGGAGCGTCAGGCCTGACGAGCCTTGCGCGCGGCATAACGGCGATCGCGTTCGGCCTTGCGTGCGGCTTCGGTGGCTTCGGCGCGTGAAACCTGATCGGCAATTTCTGCCTGACGAGATTCGGCTTCTGCCTTTTCCTCGGCCGCCGCATCGGCAAGAATTCGACGGTTCTGTGCCGCCTTCAATGCTTCCCGTTCGGCCCGACGGAGTGCACGGGCCTGGGTCACCGCATCACGCGCGGCAAGTCGGGCCTGCATGGCAGGATCGGCCGATTTCGGGGCGGAGGCAAACTTTGCCAAAAGCTCTCGTTTTGCATCAGCCGCAGCATTGCGGCGCTCGGTAAAGCCATTGTCGGTGGGACGTCTCAACAGATATTCCTTTGGATCTCGTAACGTTGCATGCGTGGAAAGAATGCGCAGCCAATGGAAGCCCGGTGCCGCACTGGTATCGTGCACTCCTGAAGGAGTTCCAGAACGGAAAGAGGCCAGACACGGGCCTGGCCCCTTGAAGCTTCATGCCAGTAAATCCCCGGTCACCGGCGGCTAAAGCTCAGGCGGCCTTGAGCTGGCTGGCAGACATCTTGCCCGACTTGCTGTCGCGCTCGAGTTCAAAACCGAGCTTCTGGCCTTCGACGATCGAATTCATCCCTGCACGTTCGACAGCAGAAATGTGAACGAAAACGTCGGCGCTGCCGTCATCAGGTTGGATAAAGCCGAAACCTTTGGTGGAATTGAACCATTTAACCGTGCCGGTCGTCATAACGAAGCCTTTCTTAGCAAGATTGTTCACCGCTGTGCGATGCACAGCGCGTTTTCGACTTTTGAGAGAGGGAAGTTCGTCACGAAGCGCTGGGCGCAGCAAAAACAAATATCGGCAAACAAAGTATCGATGGCCGGACTATAGACGCTTTGATCATCACGTCAACTTCTTGTTTGGGCGCTTTAGGAATATTCTACTTTCGGTAGAACTGGACGCGCCACTCAGGTTGAGGGCACCACGCTGCTTCAGTTCTTCCGCCTGGGCAGTGGATATGCATCGTCTTCGTAAAACCTCTGCATCTGCTGCCCATCGAAGCGGGCTTCCTCAACTTCCAGAACGGAACCGCGAAGCATCGATGCGGGCATGTCCTCGATCGCAAAGCGAAGTGCTTCAGCGGCTGAATCAAACCTTTTGTACCGAAGGTGGCTCGTTCTCCTTACGGTCTTGCACGGATAAAGTCCTGCCGCAGCATTATAATCAAACGGCGCCATGGGAAGGCTCCTTACGGGCAAGCGGCGTCACGAGGTTGGCGTTTCTCGTGCGGTTTTCGAGCCGCTGCTGCCTTTCAACGGGCCTTAGTTCTCTCATTCTGAGGATCTGCCTGGCGCGTATGTCCTGTAGCTTGGCAGCATTGGAACCTTCTGGCGCTACGCGTTGGAACAGGCTCTGCGCCGTGTGGCGGGTCGTATCTATCATAAAGATATCCTTAAACATGGATGCGCGAGGCAGTAGCGTCCAGCGCAGTCATCTTCGCCAGGTGGAATTCGCAACGTCGCAGTTCCTGGATAGCCAAGCACTCGCCCGGACCGGCGAAATCAGGAAGCCCAAAGGCTGAAGACATAACAGAGAGATGGTGACGCGGACCACCCCTTTCAAGGCGCCGCCACAGCGTATCTCCGCGCCAAGCACCTTCGTGCGTGACCACCCGACCCTTCATAAAGTCAACCTTGGGGTCCACGAAGGTAGTCATTCGCTCTTGCGTGTCCGGCGTCGCTTTCGCACGCGCTGCAGACTTGATTCCTCCCCGGGTTCCACTTCTGCCGTCGAGGGCTTTGCCCCGCCTTCGGGCGCTGCGGGATCCGGATGGCTAGAGCGCTCGCGATTAAACTGCGCCCGCTCTTTTAGCAGTGCAAGATACCGCTCGCGAACTTGTGGCATGGTCAATTCACCAGTGACCCAACATTCGATCAAGGCATGAAAGGCTGGATCGGCATCAATTTCGAGACCGAGCCTGCGCGCGCGCCCAAATGCTTTATTGACAGCCAACCGACGACTTTTGATGCTCATGCAGATATCCGCTCAAATATCGAACCAAGTGCCACGATCCTTTATAGCGGGCTATGTGTCGACTCACCAACATGAGGTAGTGCCCACTAGCCCCGGCGGGTTGGCTGATAGCCACATCCGATCCCGACCAAATCTGATGCGGTTCGGTCATTTTCGCGCAGATCTGCCACCGGCGCTACGATCGCCTGGCATCGATACGGCTCGCAAGCACGTCGTCATGCTGCCCAGATGAGACGCTGGCATGAGTTGGGCGGGAAGCGCGCCTTCGGTAGGGTCATTGGTACCGGCAGGCGATTTCGGCAGAAAAGGAATTTCGAGAACCGTACACATTGATGTCGCCGCTTGTCATCGCATGAATCGCCCCGCAGTATCATCAATTCCTGCGCCCGGGCGATGGAGTCCAAACGGTTCCCGGTCCGCCGTCCGGAGCAGCCTCGACCATGACTGTCCGTTTACCTGCAGCGACCTTTCCAATGACGCCCACAGCATAACCGATCGAAAACAACGAGGCGATGACTATGGCATTGGAGAGGCGCAGGGCAATGGCAGCGTCTGATATGAACAAGACGGGGGAGACGACCAGTAAGGTAGGCATAAGGATCAGTAGAAATAGGGCTGACGCGCCTACAAAGTCCTGCGCTTGAGCTCGAGCTCGCACCTCTTCCGCTGGGAGACGCAGCGGCGGAGGAAGGGGGAGCAAGTACGTCGCTCACGGTGTCGACCCGACGATGGCAGAGGCCGTCGAGAGGGCCGGTGCAAAGGTGTTGCACACCATCTTCAGAGCTGCAGTAAGCAGCTCGCCGACGAGGTATCGACCATGTTGGGTTTGCTGGAGCAGTGGCATTAAAAAATGCGGAAGTCGCCAAACTATGTTAATTTCAACGCCGAACACCGACACGACGTTGGGCAGCGAGCCGCCTTCCGCAAGATTTTTTACCTTTAGGTACTCCTACCGAAGGATTGTGATCATGCGCAGAACATTTGCGTACCTGACGATCGCTACGTTCTTCTCGACCTCTGCCTTCGCAGATCCTGCCGCCCTAGCTGCAAACGTGAATTTCAGGGTTGGCCCCGGCACCGGATTTGACGCGATGCGTGTTATTCCTCAGGGCGAGGAAGTCGATATCAAGGAGTGTGATGCGGGAGCCTCCTGGTGCGCAGCAAGTTACTCATCAGCCTTGCTCGAAGGGCCCTGGGGCTTTGCCAGCTCGCAGTATCAAACAGGCCACAGGCAACACAGCCTATCCAGAACCGGGCGGAAACCGGGCCCGCACCACGCCGCAATCAGCAGTTTCGTCAACGGGCACCGGATCATCTTTCCATCGATCGGGCCGGGCGACAGTTCGGCAATCGGAATGAGTTGAGCCGCCATTATGGCCGGCTTCATCAGGGTTCTGGTCGTAACTTCCAGAACTTCGATCGCGGCGGCGGGTACAGCGGCGGTGGCCGCAGGTTCCATGGAGGCGGTGGTCGCGGTGGCGGAGCAGCCTTCCGCGGTGCTGGCGCGCGCGGCTGTGACGGCCGAGGACGCTGAGCGATCGAACTTACCTGGGCGCCACGGCTCGTCGAGCTGCTGTCGATCCTCGTCGCACCACAGTCGTGAATACCGGAAGAAATTATCAGTTGAGACCGCTGGGGGGCTAAGGTCCCGCTACAGCACCGCCAAAAGGGGCACCACCATGAGCCGCGAGAAGGCCCGACCGCAAACTTCCAATTTACCTGGATCTCATGAACTACCCACACACTATCGCTGCGGTCCGATCCAATTCAGGGGAAGCGATGACGGACTTTACGAGCGTCATCTCCTCTTCGACAACGTCATCGCCCCCGAAGATGCGGGAAACCGCGAGCGATACGAGGCGATCGCTCGATCGGTCAGAGATGTGCTCTCGCAGCGCTGGCAACACACGCAACAGACCTATGTCAGAGAGAACCCCAAGCGGATTTACTATCTGTCTATGGAGTTCCTGATCGGGCGATCTCTCATTAACAACATCGCCAATCTCGGTCTCGGTCCACTGGCCAAGCGGCTTTTCGATCAGGAGCACATAGATGAATTGGCCATCCTCGTCGAAGAGCCCGACGCGGGTTTGGGCAATGGCGGGCTTGGCCGGCTCGCGGCCTGCTTCCTGGACTCGATGGCGACCATGCAATTGCCGGCAATGGGCTACGGGTTGCGCTACGAGTACGGGATATTCAAGCAGACGATAGTTGACGGCTGGCAACGCGAACAGCCCGACAACTGGTTGCGCCGACCGGATCCCTGGGAAGTCGCCCGGCCGCAGGAGGCGGTCGAAATCAAGCTCGGCTGCTCCTTCGAGGTCCGCGGCGGGTATTTGCGGGTGGCTGCCGGGATGCCGTCCCGCCTGCTCGGCATACCTTACGACCGGCCGATCGCGGGCTATGGCGGCAGGACCATAAACACGCTGCGGCTTTGGGCCGCGGCAACGCCGGATAGCTTCGACTTCCAGGCCTTCAGCGCTGGCGAGTTCGTTAGCGCGCTGGCACAGAGGCTGACGGCCGAGACCGTCACGCGGGTCCTTTACCCCGATGATACGACTAGCATGGGACAGGGCCTGCGGTTCGTTCAGGAATATTTCCTGGTCGCATGTTCGCTCACCGACCTCATCCGGCGGTTTCGCTCGAATAACTCCGATTGGCATTCTCTGCCCGACAAGGTGGCGATCCAGCTCAACGACACGCATCCCAGCCTCGCAGTTGCGGAACTGATGCGTATCTTGCTCGATGACGCGAATTTGGGTTGGGATGATGCCTGGGATCTCACCAGGCGTTGTCTCGCCTACACCAACCACACCCTTTTGCCCGAGGCGCTGGAGAAATGGCCGCTGCGGTGGTTCGAATTGATGCTGCCGCGCCACTCCGAAATCATTCTGGAGATCGATCGACGGCTCAGGGACGAGATTCTGGCCCGTTTTCCCGAGGACCAAGGCCGCGTCGAGCGGGCGAGCCTGATCGAGAGGGGCGCCGATTGTCTGGTTCGCATGGCCAATCTCGCCATTGTCGGCTCGCACAGCACCAACGGAGTCGCCGAGATCCATTCGCGGCTGCTGCGCGAAACGACGGTGAAGGACCTTGCCGAGATATTCCCCGGACGGTTCAACAACAAGACGAACGGCGTGACGCCCCGGCGTTGGCTGCTCCTGTCCAATCCAGACCTTGCCCGCTGCATAAGCGACGGCATCGGCGATGGATGGATCACCAATCTCGCCGAACTTGAAAAGATGAAGCCGCTCGTCGACGACGGCGGATTTGTCGAGGCCGTCCGTGAAGCCAAACGAATGGCGAAGCAGCGCTTTGCCGAATGGCTGAAGGTAAGCGCAGGGATCATTGTCGACCCCGAGGCGATCTTCGACAGCCAGGTCAAACGCATCCATGAATACAAACGGCAATTACTGAATGCGCTGAGGATCGTCGCGCTCTACAACCGCATCCGTGAAGATCCCGGCCTCGATATGGTGCCGCGCACCTTCTTCTTCTCCGGCAAGGCGGCGCCCGCCTACCACGTGGCGAAGCTGATAATCAAATTCGTCAACAATCTCGCCGGCACGATGGACGCCGACCCGATCGTGCGCGGGCGTCTCAAGGTCGTCTTCCTGCCGGATTACTGCGTTTCGCTGGCGGAGCGTCTCATCCCCGCCAGCGACGTCTCCAACCAGATTTCGACGGCAGGATATGAAGCGAGTGGCACCAGCAACATGAAGTTCATGATGAACGGTGCGCTGACGATCGGCACGCGCGACGGAGCGACGATTGAAATGGCCGAGGCGGCAGGCGAGGAGAACTTCTTCCTGTTCGGGCTGACGGCGGACGAGGTCGCGGGGAGCCGCGGCTGGTACAGTCCGCGCTGGCACTATGACAACGAACCCGAAACCCGCGCGGTGCTGGATCTGATCCTGTCCGGGCATTTTTGCCGTTATGATCCCGATGTCGTCGATGTGCTCCGCAATATCCTTCTGACGAGCGGCGACGTCTTCAGGCACTTGGCGGACCTCACCTCGTATCTGGAAGCAGACCAGCGGCTGCAGTCTCTCTATGGCGATCGTCAAGCATGGACCCGGAAAGCGCTGCTCAACGTCGCGAATTCGGGAAGGTTCTCAAGCGACCGCACGATCGCCGAATATGCGGCCGAAATCTGGACCGCCAAACCCTGTCCCGTGCCTTGACTCGACGGGTGGGAGCGCCTCATGGTTCAACTGTGCGTTTTACAGGTTCGTGGAACGCTTCCTATTTTAACGACCACTCGGAGCGCCGACGAAGCCTGCGTCAGAGGGACCCGAGATGTCGTGTTGGTCCATAGCCGCCTGACGCGAACGCCAAACCGGTATGCAATCGTCTCCCACTCTCCAGACGCCCAGCGCTCCACGCGATGCTAATTGGCGAGCTGGCCATTCCAGACCCTCACTGCGGGTATCTCGTGATAGTAGGAGAGAACGCTTACCGTGCCCGTATTTAAGAGGAAATGCTGTCCCGCACGCGCTGGTAGTCCAATCCATCTCGCCGCAAGCACGCGCAGTACGTGCCCATGTGCGAACAGGGCAACATCGCCGTCAGCAGCCCGCGCCCGCCCCACGACCTGATCCACACGCGCAAGGACTTGCGACGGTGTCTCGCCACCCGGGCATCCATCCCGGAAAATCAACCAGCCCGGCTGTTTCGCCTCGATCTGCTTGGGCGTTAGCCCCTCGTATTCGCCGTAGTTCCACTCCATCAAGCCTGGATCGACGGCGGCTCTATCGCCGAGGCCCGCCAAGTCACAAGTCTCCCGTGCCCGCTGCAGAGGACTTACGAGAACGAGCGCGAACGTCTGTCTAGCCAGCAGCGGCCGCATTCGTTCCGCCTGCCGTCGCCCGCTGTCGGTTAAGGCGATTTCCGTTGTACCGGTGTGTTGTCCGCTCAGACTCCACTCGGTCTCACCATGCCTGATCACGAATACATTCACGTCCCGCCCTCCTCGCTTAGGAATTTCGGGGTTCCGTCCAACCTGCGCCCGGATGCGCCGCCAGTGGAACTACTCGTCGACCGCCTCACCGCGATGCGGTGGACTATCCGCCGCCTGGCACTGCCTCCATCTCATCTACGCGCCGACACTGGCCGCCCCGGTACAGCGAGCCGGTGGCAAAGGGCCCGCTGACCCATCTTTAGGTTCTCGTCGCGCCCATGCCACGCCTTCAGCGCCAGGTCCTGGAGTGCGCGCCCATATGAAAAGGCGATCTTCCACGGCTTTGGCCCAGGCAGTTTGGATCCCGAGCGCGTTGAAACGCTTGGTCAAAGTGGGGACGGTCTCATCCGCAGCTAGAATACCCCTCCCCTTTGCGACGAGCGCCGCCGCGATGCTCCCCAGATCGTGATTCATTGTGGGTCCCTACCTCCTCTGGCACGGGGAGAACATTATAGTACCTTACCCCTTCAAAAGAGAAGGTCCGCCCGTTTCACCAGCTCGTTTTACGGATGCTTTGTACCGCGCTCCTGCGCTAGCCTTGTGGCAGTTCAGCGAACCTCAACGTCAAATGAAGGAGACAATGCGCGATGGGCGGCTGAAGGCTTTCCTCCGGTCGCGGCCGATTCGGCAATCCAGGGCGGCATGTACAGATGAGCGCGCCATGAACTAGGCGACGAAGTCATTCGGCTCGGCAAGGATGACACCTAGCGGGTTCCCGCCTTTTCGGCTGAAGATCATGACCAACTTGTCCCCAACGGAAACCGATCTGCACCGCCTACTGCGCCGCGCCGGCTTCACGGGTGGATGGCTGGAGAGAGCCGGCCCAGGGCCGCGATCTCGAAAACCCTTTGGCGAAGTTGCCATTCAATGCGGTATTGTTTGATCGAGATCAATGCTTGACACGCAGCATTGCTTTACATGCAATCGGAGATTGGGACCGAACTTCGGTCAAGCCGAGGAGTGGATTTTATGCCTCAGCCCACCATCCCGACATTCGCAGATGCCTTCGCCTATTCGCTCGATGCCTGGCAGCGCTCCGTCCTGTTTCTAGACGTCATGCGAAAGCGTGGCGAACAGTACGAGGAACATACGGCGCAGACTGCGCCGCACGTTCTGAACTACGACGCCGAACTTGTCGTTGACGGCCGCAAGCTCAATCGACCGGTCAATTACGCGCTCGTCCGGATCATCCCGCCCCAAGGCATTGTGGTCGACTCACTGAAACGACCCTTCGTTGTTGTCGACCCGCGCGCCGGCCACGGACCCGGAATTGGCGGCTTCAAGGCCGACAGCGAGATCGGCGTGGCGATGAAGGCCGGCCACCCCTGCTATTTCATCGGCTTCCTTCCAGAACCCGTTCCTGGTCAGACCATCGAGGATATCGTCCGTGCCGAAGCGATCTTCATGGAAACGGTCATTGCCCGCCATCCCGAGGCCGACGGCAAGCCCTGCGCGATCGGCAACTGCCAGGCGGGCTGGGCGGTGATGATCCTGGCTTCGCTGCGTCCAGAACTGTTCGGTCCGATCATTATTGCCGGCACACCGCTTTCCTATTGGGCGGGGGTCAGGGGCCAATACCCAATGCGCTATTCGGGCGGCCTGCTCGGCGGCAGCTGGCTGACGGCGCTCACGGGCGATCTTGGTGCCGGGATATTCGATGGCGCCTGGTTGGTCCAAAATTTCGAGAACCAGAACCCCGCCAATACCCTCTGGAGCAAGCCGTACAATCTCTACTCGAAAATAGACACCGAGGCCGAGCGCTACCTCGGCTTCGAGCGTTGGTGGGGCGGCCATGTGACGCTGAATGCCGAAGAGATGCAGTTCATCGTCGATGAGCTCTTCGTCGGCAACAAGCTCGCCGCCGGCGAGATCCGCACCTCCGACGGCACCGCCATCGACCTGCGCAATATTCACGCTCCGATCGTCGTCTTCTGCTCGAAGGGCGACAACATCACACCGCCGCAGCAGGCACTCGACTGGATCCTCGACCTTTACGACAGCGTCGACGAGATTCGCGCGCACGGCCAGACCATTGTCTATGCCGTGCATGAGAAAATAGGGCACCTCGGCATCTTCGTCTCCGCCGGCGTCGCGCGCAAGGAGCACGACGAGTTCGCGTCCAACATCGATCTGATCGATGTTCTGCCGCCGGGTCTCTATGAAGCGGTGCTGGAGCCCGTGAGTGAAGTTGTTGAAGGCAGGGACTTGATCGCCGGCGAATGGGTGATGCGCTGCGAAGCCCGAACGCTGGACGATATCCGCGCTCTCGGGGGCAACGATCTCGAGGACGAGCGTAGCTTCGCCGCAGCCGCCAAGGTCTCCGATATCAATCTGGCACTTTACCGAACCTACCTGCAACCCGCGATCAGGGCCGTGGTCACACCGCCCATGGCCGAAGCGATGCGCCGCATGCATCCGCTGCGCCTGCAGTACGAAATCTTCGGCCCGAGCAATCCGTTCATGGCCTGGATTCAGGCGGCCGCCGAGCATGCCAGCCAAAACCGCAAACACGCATCCTCAGAGAACCCATTCCTGGCGCTGCAGGAAAACGTGTCGCGGCAGATCGTCGACGGGCTGGAGGCTTGGCGTCGGACGATCGAACGCCTTTCGGAGGATGCGTTCCGCACCGTCTATGGCTCGCCTGTGCTGCAGACCGCGCTCGGCATCGACAGCAAATCTGACCGCCGCCCGCGCAAGCCGGCAAAAAGCAGCCTACATGAGGCGCTGGTTGAAGCAAGGATCGCTTCGCTCAGAGCCGAGATTTCCGAGGGTGGCCTTCGAGAGGCCCTTGCCAGGGGCCTACTGTTCGTCGGAATGGCGCGCGGTGGTGCCGACGAGCGTGGCTTCGAGGCAATCCGCCGGCTGCGCCGTTCCCATCCGACGGCAAGTCAGTTGACGCTGCCGGAGTTCAAGGCGCTGCTGCGCAAGCAGTATTTCATACTCCTGGTCGACGAGGAGGCAGCCCTTTCGGCAATCCCGAACCTGCTGCCGGAGGACCTCGAGGAACGCCGCTCCGCCTTCAATTCGCTGCGGGAGGTCCTACAGGCGTCCGGAGCCGTGACCGGTGCCGCCGCCCAGCGACTGGAGCGCGTCGAGACGCTCTTTGGTCTCGGGAGTGAAACGGTGCCGTTCGTGGCGCGCAAGACCGCGCGCGAGCGCAAGACATCCTGATTGAGCTGCTAGGAGGGTCCGTAGTGTCCGAGGTAATTGCACTGACGTCAGAGCCGTCCAAGTACGACCGCCTGATTGCCGCCGCGCAGGCCGAAACGCCCGCGGTCACGATCGTTGCCCATCCCTGCGACGAAACCTCGTTGCGCGGAGCGCTTGAAGCGGCGGAAATGGGGCTCATCAAGCCGATACTCGTTGGACCGGAAGCGAAGATCCGCTATGTGGCGGCGGAGCATCGGCTCGAAATCGGTGGCATCGAGATCGTCGATGTACCGCACAGTCACGCCGCCGCGGCCAAGGCGGTTGCGCTCATTCGTGAAGGCAAGGGCGAGCTTCTGATGAAAGGGAGCCTGCATACCGATGAATTGATGCATGCGGTAGCCGCCTCCGCCACAGGTCTCAGGACCGATCGGCGGATCAGCCATGTCTTCGTCATGGATGTCCCCGGCCATGCCGACACGCTCTTCATCACGGATGCCGCCATCAACATTTTTCCGGACCTCGAAGCCAAGCGTGACATCGTGCAGAACGCAATCGACCTCTGGGTGACGATCGGTCTCGGCGAGCCGCGGGTCGCGATCGTCTCGGCGGTTGAGACGGTCACGACGAAGATCCCCTCGACAATAGAAGCGGCGGCGCTGTGCAAGATGGCCGAACGCGGCCAGATCACGGGCGGCCTCATCGATGGGCCGCTCGCCTTCGACAATGCGATCGACCCTGAGGCGGCCCGCATCAAGGGCATCAGGTCCCCGGTTGCCGGCCACGCCCAGATTATCGTTGTACCGGACCTCGAGGCCGGCAACATGCTCGCCAAGAACCTGACCTTTCTTTCCCATGCCGACGCGGCCGGTATCGTTCTAGGCGCGCGCGTGCCTATCGTGCTGACGTCGCGGGCCGATTCGGTGCGAACCCGCCTCGCTTCTTGCGCAGTCGCGGCACTCTTCGCGGCTCGGCGGCGCGCGACACAAGTAGCGGCGGTCTAACGCCATGGACGCAATCCTCGTCGTCAACGCCGGCTCATCGAGCTTGAAGTTCCAGGTCTTCGGCATCGCCGACGCCAACCTGACGCGCCAGGTGCGCGGCCAGATCGGCGGCATCGGTACGCGGCCACGACTGCAGGCAAAGAAGGCCGATGGAACGGTCCTCATTGATCGAAGCTACGCCGCGGAAGCAGTGCGCGACCTTCCAGCCGCCATTGCC is a genomic window of Rhizobium etli 8C-3 containing:
- a CDS encoding fatty acid desaturase — its product is MNANVYTPALRPEDDVAVWLKTLSKYRQPRVRRSAFELIVTIIPFALCWAVASFSLAYGFWYGLAAVFPAAAFLLRLFMIQHDCGHGSFFARRRIDDWTGRVIGVLTLTPYDYWRRAHAAHHASAGNLDERGVGDITTLTVAEYRALSPMRRLGYRLYRHPLVMFGIGPAWLFLFKQRLPIGMMNSGALPWVSTMGTNLAVVTLAGLMMWIVGIWPFLLIHLPIVLMSGAAGIWLFYVQHQFEDTHWSTGNEWQFPQAALHGASHYDLPLVLRWMTGNIGIHHIHHLSSRIPYYRLPEVLRDHPQLAGIGRITLWQSLQCVGLVLWDDRRQKLVSFRDAATAAA
- a CDS encoding glycogen/starch/alpha-glucan phosphorylase, whose translation is MSREKARPQTSNLPGSHELPTHYRCGPIQFRGSDDGLYERHLLFDNVIAPEDAGNRERYEAIARSVRDVLSQRWQHTQQTYVRENPKRIYYLSMEFLIGRSLINNIANLGLGPLAKRLFDQEHIDELAILVEEPDAGLGNGGLGRLAACFLDSMATMQLPAMGYGLRYEYGIFKQTIVDGWQREQPDNWLRRPDPWEVARPQEAVEIKLGCSFEVRGGYLRVAAGMPSRLLGIPYDRPIAGYGGRTINTLRLWAAATPDSFDFQAFSAGEFVSALAQRLTAETVTRVLYPDDTTSMGQGLRFVQEYFLVACSLTDLIRRFRSNNSDWHSLPDKVAIQLNDTHPSLAVAELMRILLDDANLGWDDAWDLTRRCLAYTNHTLLPEALEKWPLRWFELMLPRHSEIILEIDRRLRDEILARFPEDQGRVERASLIERGADCLVRMANLAIVGSHSTNGVAEIHSRLLRETTVKDLAEIFPGRFNNKTNGVTPRRWLLLSNPDLARCISDGIGDGWITNLAELEKMKPLVDDGGFVEAVREAKRMAKQRFAEWLKVSAGIIVDPEAIFDSQVKRIHEYKRQLLNALRIVALYNRIREDPGLDMVPRTFFFSGKAAPAYHVAKLIIKFVNNLAGTMDADPIVRGRLKVVFLPDYCVSLAERLIPASDVSNQISTAGYEASGTSNMKFMMNGALTIGTRDGATIEMAEAAGEENFFLFGLTADEVAGSRGWYSPRWHYDNEPETRAVLDLILSGHFCRYDPDVVDVLRNILLTSGDVFRHLADLTSYLEADQRLQSLYGDRQAWTRKALLNVANSGRFSSDRTIAEYAAEIWTAKPCPVP
- a CDS encoding histidine phosphatase family protein, whose protein sequence is MNVFVIRHGETEWSLSGQHTGTTEIALTDSGRRQAERMRPLLARQTFALVLVSPLQRARETCDLAGLGDRAAVDPGLMEWNYGEYEGLTPKQIEAKQPGWLIFRDGCPGGETPSQVLARVDQVVGRARAADGDVALFAHGHVLRVLAARWIGLPARAGQHFLLNTGTVSVLSYYHEIPAVRVWNGQLAN
- a CDS encoding cold-shock protein; protein product: MTTGTVKWFNSTKGFGFIQPDDGSADVFVHISAVERAGMNSIVEGQKLGFELERDSKSGKMSASQLKAA
- a CDS encoding DUF6481 family protein — its product is MRRPTDNGFTERRNAAADAKRELLAKFASAPKSADPAMQARLAARDAVTQARALRRAEREALKAAQNRRILADAAAEEKAEAESRQAEIADQVSRAEATEAARKAERDRRYAARKARQA
- a CDS encoding DUF3141 domain-containing protein, which produces MPQPTIPTFADAFAYSLDAWQRSVLFLDVMRKRGEQYEEHTAQTAPHVLNYDAELVVDGRKLNRPVNYALVRIIPPQGIVVDSLKRPFVVVDPRAGHGPGIGGFKADSEIGVAMKAGHPCYFIGFLPEPVPGQTIEDIVRAEAIFMETVIARHPEADGKPCAIGNCQAGWAVMILASLRPELFGPIIIAGTPLSYWAGVRGQYPMRYSGGLLGGSWLTALTGDLGAGIFDGAWLVQNFENQNPANTLWSKPYNLYSKIDTEAERYLGFERWWGGHVTLNAEEMQFIVDELFVGNKLAAGEIRTSDGTAIDLRNIHAPIVVFCSKGDNITPPQQALDWILDLYDSVDEIRAHGQTIVYAVHEKIGHLGIFVSAGVARKEHDEFASNIDLIDVLPPGLYEAVLEPVSEVVEGRDLIAGEWVMRCEARTLDDIRALGGNDLEDERSFAAAAKVSDINLALYRTYLQPAIRAVVTPPMAEAMRRMHPLRLQYEIFGPSNPFMAWIQAAAEHASQNRKHASSENPFLALQENVSRQIVDGLEAWRRTIERLSEDAFRTVYGSPVLQTALGIDSKSDRRPRKPAKSSLHEALVEARIASLRAEISEGGLREALARGLLFVGMARGGADERGFEAIRRLRRSHPTASQLTLPEFKALLRKQYFILLVDEEAALSAIPNLLPEDLEERRSAFNSLREVLQASGAVTGAAAQRLERVETLFGLGSETVPFVARKTARERKTS
- a CDS encoding SH3 domain-containing protein; this encodes MLISTPNTDTTLGSEPPSARFFTFRYSYRRIVIMRRTFAYLTIATFFSTSAFADPAALAANVNFRVGPGTGFDAMRVIPQGEEVDIKECDAGASWCAASYSSALLEGPWGFASSQYQTGHRQHSLSRTGRKPGPHHAAISSFVNGHRIIFPSIGPGDSSAIGMS